In Methanomassiliicoccus sp., a single window of DNA contains:
- a CDS encoding valine--tRNA ligase, protein MAQYEAVQTEKKWQEKWKEWEIYRFDPCSPQPVYSIDNPPRYTSGSLHLGHATGYSLIDFAARYKRMRGHNVFFPLCFDVNGTPTEVKVEKKHGITKLTVPRQEYIRLCSEFANSFIDQMTNQFEVLGESMDPSIYYQTDAPYYRRITQITFLKLFKKGLIYKGTYPVNWCPSCITALADAEVEYSDNMTKLNYIKFKVKDCDEEIIIATTRPELLSACQLVAVSPDDREKERLVGKTLLTPIYNKEIKVIADDKVDPVFGTGVVMICTIGDKTDLEWVMKYNLPLDKAIDEQGRMTRLAGKYQGMTVKEAKAAIIEDLKAAGLIVRQDSIKQNVGGCWRCHTPIEFLQVPQWFLKIMDFKEQILKLADEVQWHPDFMKVRLKDWINSLQWDWVISRQRFFATPIPLWECEDCGHVVPAREEDCYIDPTVDKPPMDRCPLCGGQLIGCQDVFDTWMDSSISPLYNTFWDRDMEKFDRLYPMSMRPQSHDIIRTWAFYTLLRCYLMTDKRPWDNIMIHGFIMSPDGTPMHSSLGNVIDPVPILQEYGADALRYYACTCALGEDNAFREKDVIHGKRLATKMWNIGKFTGMVVKAKPEMKGLQPLDRWILSRYSKVVKNATQYYEGYQFDKAMREVEEFAWHEYADHYLELVKYRTREGDDGVRFTLYTITLGLAKMLAPLMPHVTEDIYQDGFADMDGVKSIHVSAWPEPVLFSEEDEVRGELVKDVVSAIRSWKAEKKLPLNKEMELIELIGPSALSLQGYETDILETSRSKELKIVAEAALEEKVVAVKPVKAKVGPTFKAKGKEVLQLLESIEPQQAAAALERGALELTLSDGSTVSLDQSFVEVQKKLTLEGKAVETLQVRDVLIALSP, encoded by the coding sequence ATGGCTCAGTACGAAGCAGTGCAGACGGAGAAGAAGTGGCAAGAGAAGTGGAAGGAATGGGAGATCTACCGGTTCGACCCTTGCTCTCCCCAGCCCGTATACAGCATCGACAATCCTCCGCGGTACACCTCCGGCTCGCTGCACCTCGGCCATGCGACCGGTTACTCGCTCATCGATTTCGCCGCCCGGTACAAGAGGATGCGCGGCCACAACGTGTTCTTCCCGCTGTGCTTCGACGTGAACGGGACTCCGACCGAGGTCAAGGTGGAGAAGAAGCACGGCATCACCAAGCTCACGGTGCCCCGGCAGGAGTACATCCGCCTGTGCTCGGAGTTCGCCAACTCGTTCATCGATCAGATGACCAACCAGTTCGAGGTGCTGGGGGAGAGCATGGACCCCTCCATCTACTATCAGACCGACGCTCCATACTACCGGCGCATCACCCAGATCACCTTCCTCAAGCTTTTCAAGAAGGGACTGATCTACAAGGGCACCTATCCTGTGAACTGGTGCCCCTCCTGTATCACCGCCCTGGCCGACGCGGAGGTCGAGTACTCCGACAACATGACCAAGCTGAACTACATCAAGTTCAAGGTCAAGGACTGCGACGAGGAGATCATCATCGCCACCACCAGGCCGGAACTGCTGTCCGCCTGCCAGCTCGTGGCGGTGTCCCCGGACGACCGGGAGAAGGAGAGGCTGGTGGGAAAGACCCTCCTCACCCCAATCTACAACAAGGAGATCAAGGTCATCGCTGACGACAAGGTCGATCCAGTGTTCGGCACCGGGGTGGTCATGATCTGCACCATCGGCGACAAGACCGACCTGGAGTGGGTCATGAAGTACAACCTGCCGCTGGACAAGGCCATCGACGAGCAGGGCCGCATGACTCGCCTGGCTGGCAAGTACCAGGGAATGACGGTGAAGGAAGCCAAGGCCGCCATCATCGAGGACCTCAAGGCCGCCGGGCTGATCGTCAGGCAGGACAGCATCAAGCAGAACGTGGGCGGATGCTGGCGCTGCCACACTCCCATCGAGTTCCTCCAGGTGCCCCAGTGGTTCCTGAAGATCATGGACTTCAAGGAGCAGATCCTCAAGCTGGCGGACGAGGTCCAGTGGCACCCCGACTTCATGAAGGTGCGACTCAAGGATTGGATCAACAGCTTGCAGTGGGACTGGGTCATATCCAGGCAGAGGTTCTTTGCCACCCCCATTCCTCTCTGGGAATGCGAGGACTGCGGGCATGTCGTCCCGGCCAGGGAGGAGGACTGCTACATCGACCCCACGGTGGACAAGCCGCCGATGGATCGGTGCCCGCTGTGCGGAGGCCAGCTGATCGGCTGCCAGGATGTCTTCGATACCTGGATGGACTCCAGCATATCTCCACTGTACAACACCTTCTGGGACCGGGACATGGAGAAGTTCGACCGCCTGTACCCGATGTCCATGAGGCCCCAGAGCCATGATATCATCCGGACGTGGGCGTTCTACACCCTTCTCCGGTGCTACCTCATGACCGACAAGCGGCCGTGGGACAATATCATGATCCACGGGTTCATCATGTCGCCCGACGGTACTCCGATGCACTCCTCCCTGGGCAACGTCATCGATCCCGTGCCCATACTGCAGGAGTACGGCGCGGACGCCCTCCGCTACTACGCATGCACCTGCGCGCTGGGGGAGGACAACGCCTTCCGGGAGAAGGATGTCATCCACGGCAAGCGCCTGGCGACCAAGATGTGGAACATCGGCAAGTTCACCGGCATGGTCGTCAAGGCCAAGCCTGAGATGAAGGGGCTGCAGCCCCTGGATCGGTGGATCCTCAGCCGGTACTCCAAGGTGGTCAAGAACGCCACTCAGTACTACGAGGGCTACCAGTTCGACAAGGCCATGAGGGAAGTGGAAGAGTTCGCCTGGCACGAGTATGCCGACCACTACTTGGAGCTGGTCAAGTACCGCACCCGGGAGGGCGACGACGGCGTCAGGTTCACGCTGTACACCATCACCCTCGGCCTGGCGAAGATGCTGGCGCCCCTGATGCCGCACGTCACCGAGGACATCTATCAGGACGGGTTCGCCGACATGGACGGGGTGAAGAGCATCCATGTCTCCGCGTGGCCGGAGCCGGTCCTGTTCTCCGAAGAGGACGAGGTCCGGGGGGAGCTGGTCAAGGACGTGGTCAGCGCCATCCGCTCGTGGAAAGCGGAAAAGAAGCTTCCACTGAACAAGGAGATGGAGCTCATCGAACTTATCGGGCCGTCGGCGCTGTCATTGCAGGGCTACGAGACGGACATACTGGAGACTTCCCGGTCCAAGGAGCTGAAGATCGTGGCTGAGGCGGCTCTCGAGGAGAAGGTCGTGGCGGTGAAGCCGGTCAAGGCCAAGGTCGGACCGACCTTCAAGGCCAAGGGGAAGGAGGTCCTGCAGCTGCTGGAATCGATCGAGCCGCAGCAGGCTGCGGCCGCCTTGGAGCGCGGGGCATTGGAGCTCACGCTGTCCGACGGCAGTACTGTCTCGCTGGATCAGAGCTTCGTCGAGGTGCAGAAGAAGCTTACTCTCGAGGGGAAGGCGGTGGAGACCCTGCAGGTCCGGGACGTGCTCATCGCCCTCTCCCCGTGA
- a CDS encoding uroporphyrinogen decarboxylase family protein yields the protein MSWESLPAGTKENYDRERENIKRMFVDGKHEYVPIGPLVGGYAATAHNHSLYEYYMEPEMAIAWQLDTARMYGIMPYLNWNYAVYWNEDYGGTIKMPTGPMSAPSILTYPADTVEKADKLEPLSPEELAKGPTMARHVRGLKAVEMYSGKGYKPWQFIYEPFVIGSFWVSPENMLMWVIQEPDLMHSLMRKVVTHCINACEAVSQLYPGKPFKTSCATLLANSSTMSVDQCKEFATDYMKDALEKIIKIGAGTTGIFYHQCGDHGQDYHLCQDMPFPPGSVMHAAYDGTQPIDLLKVAKIYENKCCMMGNTDTLLAFSGTPKQVYDQAYKDAMRYKHFKNGFIASMACECPPLMSAANFEAFVRGSRDGGKMRE from the coding sequence ATGAGTTGGGAATCGCTGCCTGCCGGGACAAAGGAGAACTACGATAGGGAAAGGGAAAACATCAAGAGGATGTTCGTTGACGGAAAACATGAATACGTGCCCATAGGCCCGCTGGTCGGCGGCTATGCAGCCACCGCTCACAACCACTCCCTGTACGAATATTACATGGAACCGGAAATGGCCATCGCCTGGCAGCTGGACACCGCTCGGATGTACGGCATCATGCCGTATCTGAACTGGAACTATGCAGTCTACTGGAATGAGGATTATGGGGGCACCATAAAGATGCCTACCGGCCCCATGTCCGCTCCCAGCATACTCACATACCCCGCGGACACGGTGGAGAAGGCGGATAAGCTCGAACCCTTGTCGCCCGAGGAACTGGCAAAGGGGCCGACGATGGCACGGCACGTCAGGGGGCTCAAGGCGGTGGAGATGTACTCGGGCAAAGGTTACAAGCCATGGCAGTTCATCTATGAGCCGTTCGTCATCGGAAGCTTCTGGGTGTCGCCAGAGAACATGCTCATGTGGGTCATCCAGGAACCTGACCTCATGCACAGCCTCATGAGGAAGGTAGTAACCCATTGCATCAACGCCTGCGAGGCGGTGAGCCAACTTTATCCCGGAAAGCCGTTCAAAACATCCTGCGCCACCCTGCTGGCCAACAGCTCGACGATGTCGGTCGACCAGTGCAAGGAGTTCGCCACCGACTACATGAAGGATGCACTGGAGAAGATCATAAAGATAGGTGCGGGGACGACCGGGATCTTCTACCACCAGTGCGGCGACCACGGACAGGACTACCATCTATGCCAGGACATGCCCTTCCCGCCCGGGTCGGTCATGCATGCCGCATATGATGGGACGCAGCCCATCGACCTCCTAAAGGTGGCAAAAATCTACGAGAACAAGTGCTGCATGATGGGCAACACCGACACCCTTCTGGCGTTCAGTGGCACGCCCAAGCAGGTCTACGATCAGGCGTACAAGGACGCCATGCGCTACAAGCACTTCAAGAACGGTTTCATCGCCAGTATGGCCTGCGAGTGTCCTCCCCTGATGTCTGCGGCGAATTTCGAGGCGTTCGTCCGGGGTTCGAGAGACGGGGGCAAGATGAGGGAGTGA
- a CDS encoding PAS domain S-box protein, whose amino-acid sequence MVSQMCPNTQERDIDPQQSSKEADHERRYRSLFDNSLDAVFLTKTDGTILEANPAAQHMFGMTEDELKAAGRDGIVVQDGRLDATLRERSVNGSTRAELTYRRKDGSTFSGEVTSSVFEDFDGVKKASSIIRDISRRKNAEEALRMSEESLRSQIENSPLAVVEWDRDFIVTRWAGESERLFGYTAEETLGRLIMNLNLIHPDDVPIVERTMGKLTDGISKRVVSSNRNISKDGKVLYCTWYNTVLYDAQGKMSSVLSFIMDYTARARAEEALKWRQKKDELMKDIAGKLLSTTDTQSVIDDLAKSTMEFLDCDVFFNYLVDKQCGGITLNAYTGVPAEEMTNMGHLNYGEAVCGRVAQSGKGINVGDILTSDDDRTPFQRSQGVQAYACNPLMIGDRIIGTLSFGTKSRPQFTDEELATMQEVAGYISLAMHQLEEREALGESEAKYRSLFKENSSVMLLIDPSSGRIVDANRAASEYYGHSLDKLTELKTMDINTLPPGEVRAEMGRSLSGEKRCFNFQHVLANGEIRDVEVFSGPITVNGRKLLYSIIHDVTERRRAEDKMKRSNDELQQFAYVASHDLQEPLRMVTSYLSLTKKRYGEELPPKAKEFMSMAIDGSMRMRELIDDLLEFSRVDARPIELKDVDMNEVVKVVVEDLHIAIGDANAKLLIEPLPVVRADDVQMKQIMTNLVSNSIKFHDGRSPTVEVSAVTYDNEYVFSVKDNGIGIDPQYADKLFRMFSRLHTREEYTGTGIGLAISKKIVERHGGRIWFESEPGKGTTFYFTIPV is encoded by the coding sequence ATGGTCAGCCAGATGTGCCCGAATACTCAGGAAAGAGATATTGATCCTCAGCAATCGAGCAAGGAAGCGGATCATGAACGCCGTTATCGATCTCTATTCGACAATAGTCTTGATGCGGTCTTCCTGACGAAAACTGATGGTACTATCCTCGAAGCGAATCCTGCAGCACAGCATATGTTTGGTATGACCGAGGATGAGCTCAAAGCCGCAGGACGGGATGGGATAGTCGTTCAAGATGGGCGCCTGGATGCAACATTACGTGAGCGCTCTGTGAATGGGAGCACAAGGGCAGAGCTGACCTATCGGCGTAAAGACGGCTCCACTTTTTCAGGTGAGGTCACCTCAAGCGTGTTCGAAGACTTCGACGGAGTGAAAAAAGCCAGTTCGATTATCAGAGACATCTCAAGGCGCAAGAATGCAGAGGAAGCGCTGAGGATGAGCGAAGAAAGCCTTCGCTCTCAGATCGAGAATTCCCCCCTCGCAGTCGTTGAGTGGGATAGAGATTTTATCGTGACCCGTTGGGCCGGTGAATCTGAAAGGTTATTCGGTTACACGGCAGAAGAAACGCTGGGCAGGTTGATCATGAATCTGAACCTGATACACCCCGATGACGTACCTATTGTTGAAAGAACGATGGGGAAGCTGACCGACGGGATCAGCAAGAGGGTCGTATCTTCCAACCGCAACATTTCCAAGGATGGTAAGGTTCTGTACTGCACCTGGTACAATACCGTTCTCTATGATGCCCAAGGTAAAATGTCCTCAGTATTGTCGTTCATAATGGACTATACCGCAAGGGCCAGAGCAGAGGAAGCATTGAAGTGGCGACAGAAGAAGGATGAGCTCATGAAGGATATAGCCGGCAAGCTTCTGTCCACGACCGACACTCAATCCGTGATCGATGATCTGGCGAAGAGCACCATGGAGTTCCTTGATTGCGATGTCTTCTTCAACTATCTTGTAGACAAACAATGCGGCGGAATTACGCTCAACGCATACACAGGTGTCCCGGCCGAAGAGATGACCAACATGGGTCACCTCAATTATGGAGAAGCGGTCTGTGGTCGAGTTGCCCAGAGCGGTAAGGGGATAAATGTAGGCGATATCCTAACGAGTGATGATGATCGGACGCCATTCCAACGTTCTCAGGGCGTCCAAGCTTATGCATGCAATCCTCTGATGATAGGCGACAGGATCATCGGTACGCTCTCCTTCGGCACCAAGTCCAGGCCGCAGTTCACCGACGAAGAGCTGGCAACGATGCAGGAGGTCGCCGGCTACATCTCGCTGGCTATGCATCAATTGGAAGAGCGGGAAGCGCTCGGGGAGAGCGAGGCCAAGTACCGCAGCCTGTTCAAGGAGAACAGCTCGGTCATGTTGCTCATAGACCCCTCCTCTGGTCGGATAGTCGATGCCAACCGCGCCGCTAGCGAATACTACGGTCACTCACTCGACAAGCTCACTGAGCTGAAGACCATGGATATCAATACTCTACCGCCGGGAGAGGTTCGGGCGGAGATGGGGAGGTCCCTGTCGGGCGAGAAGCGCTGCTTCAATTTTCAACATGTCTTGGCGAACGGAGAGATCCGCGATGTCGAAGTATTCTCCGGCCCCATCACTGTAAATGGCCGAAAGCTCTTGTACTCCATCATCCACGATGTCACCGAGCGCAGGCGGGCTGAGGATAAGATGAAGCGCTCTAACGATGAGTTGCAGCAATTCGCTTACGTTGCTTCCCACGACCTCCAGGAACCGTTGCGGATGGTAACCTCCTACCTCAGTCTTACGAAAAAGAGGTATGGGGAAGAGCTTCCGCCAAAAGCGAAGGAGTTCATGAGCATGGCGATCGATGGCTCGATGAGAATGAGAGAGCTCATCGACGACCTGCTGGAGTTCTCACGTGTCGATGCACGACCGATCGAGCTAAAGGATGTTGACATGAATGAGGTCGTAAAAGTGGTGGTGGAAGACCTGCACATCGCCATCGGAGATGCTAACGCGAAGCTTTTGATCGAACCCCTACCAGTGGTTCGGGCCGATGATGTTCAGATGAAGCAGATTATGACGAACCTGGTATCCAATTCTATTAAATTTCATGATGGCAGGTCGCCAACAGTCGAGGTTTCGGCTGTCACCTACGACAATGAGTACGTGTTCTCGGTGAAGGACAACGGAATAGGGATCGATCCACAGTATGCAGATAAGTTGTTCAGGATGTTCTCGCGGTTGCATACCAGGGAAGAGTACACTGGAACGGGCATTGGTCTGGCGATCTCGAAGAAGATCGTAGAGCGTCATGGCGGCCGCATATGGTTCGAGAGCGAACCAGGCAAGGGGACGACGTTCTATTTCACCATTCCAGTTTGA
- a CDS encoding AAA family ATPase, translating to MMKIIATGKGGVGKTTIVSTLSRLLAKGGKKVLVFDTDPSMNLAMTLGIPFRDIATLTEDKAAISEELDGCHDEELDIDEIIAEHSADTVDGVKVVIMGTIPSGGSGCLCSPISLVKVIIQSLSDEPRGYDIVIVDSQAGPEILGRGLATCFDCNLVVTEAMPKAMEVTRQVLRLSNDLQISRSLLVLNKLENEADLDMVRRELKLDRKDIVTIRSDDAVRKADRNCTSILDDAPSSLVVKDIESLINVMMSG from the coding sequence ATGATGAAGATAATCGCCACGGGAAAGGGGGGCGTGGGAAAAACTACGATCGTTTCCACTCTATCGCGCCTGCTGGCTAAAGGGGGCAAGAAGGTCCTTGTATTCGACACCGATCCCAGTATGAACCTGGCAATGACGCTTGGGATACCGTTTAGGGACATAGCAACGCTCACCGAGGACAAGGCCGCGATTTCAGAGGAACTCGATGGGTGTCATGATGAAGAGCTCGACATAGATGAGATTATAGCTGAGCACTCTGCCGACACGGTGGACGGTGTCAAGGTCGTTATCATGGGCACCATACCCTCAGGCGGGTCCGGTTGCCTGTGCTCCCCCATATCTCTAGTAAAGGTAATCATCCAATCGCTCTCGGACGAGCCCCGAGGATATGATATCGTCATCGTCGACTCCCAAGCTGGACCTGAGATATTGGGTCGGGGTCTCGCTACCTGTTTCGACTGCAACCTTGTGGTCACCGAGGCGATGCCCAAGGCGATGGAAGTGACCCGCCAAGTGCTCAGATTGAGCAATGACCTGCAGATATCTCGATCGCTGCTCGTATTGAACAAACTGGAGAACGAAGCCGACCTCGATATGGTCAGGAGGGAATTGAAGTTGGATCGAAAGGACATCGTGACCATAAGGAGCGACGATGCGGTCAGAAAAGCGGACCGCAACTGTACATCGATCTTGGACGACGCCCCCAGCTCTCTTGTGGTGAAGGACATCGAATCGCTGATCAATGTGATGATGAGCGGTTAA
- a CDS encoding DUF4198 domain-containing protein, which translates to MDKRLLEKLSKVYYGHELWLDTSSNRGINISCHLRYGHNMSVDGIAPKDYVNPFVYTPNKSLREMAIGVEEKNGWKISCPRTVDGDYTFYTDSSSVWCRDSKGDWKMGAKAKVGDVAYSGAYKLVAKRIISVKADGRFAPKAHTTLDILPPAREVKLGDTALFTVKYEKKNLLAGQMKAYCKDSGKESMVDVMKGKAAVTIDSKGTWMFLVRHRDETKKVSDEFDETVYVTTLTMEIR; encoded by the coding sequence TTGGATAAACGCCTACTTGAGAAACTTAGCAAGGTGTACTACGGACACGAGCTTTGGCTCGACACGTCTTCGAACCGAGGGATAAACATCTCCTGCCACCTGCGGTACGGACATAATATGAGTGTCGACGGCATAGCACCAAAGGATTACGTGAATCCTTTTGTATACACGCCGAACAAGTCGCTCAGAGAGATGGCTATAGGCGTGGAAGAGAAGAACGGTTGGAAAATCTCTTGCCCGAGGACCGTAGATGGAGACTACACATTCTATACAGACTCATCATCAGTCTGGTGCCGCGACTCGAAGGGAGATTGGAAGATGGGCGCGAAGGCCAAGGTCGGCGACGTCGCCTATTCTGGAGCCTACAAGCTTGTAGCCAAGAGAATAATATCCGTCAAAGCCGACGGCAGGTTCGCACCGAAAGCTCATACGACTCTTGATATCCTCCCCCCGGCCCGAGAGGTCAAATTGGGTGACACTGCATTGTTCACTGTAAAATACGAGAAAAAGAACCTTCTCGCTGGGCAGATGAAGGCCTATTGCAAGGACTCCGGCAAGGAATCGATGGTCGATGTGATGAAGGGAAAGGCTGCGGTTACCATAGATAGCAAGGGTACTTGGATGTTCTTGGTTCGTCACCGCGATGAGACCAAGAAAGTCAGTGATGAGTTCGATGAAACGGTCTACGTTACAACCTTGACCATGGAGATCCGCTGA
- a CDS encoding undecaprenyl diphosphate synthase family protein: MTAVKGAAQAVISKARKEVDFSHLYRIPRHIGVIPDGNRRWAIKSGMQKHEGYQFGLEPSFRLCDLCIKLGVEEITFYGFTQDNTKRPEVQRKAFQGILVQAAHQLYDKDLALMVIGNTSSSMFPSELLPFTNRTVFGRGLLKTNVLVNYSWQWDLEQFRSRGTDGDGIISRLGSSEVSRIDLILRWGGRMRLSGFLPVQSVYSDMYVIDELWPDYRDEHVLAALEWFQEQDVTLGG; the protein is encoded by the coding sequence ATGACGGCTGTTAAGGGGGCTGCCCAAGCGGTTATTAGTAAGGCGAGGAAAGAAGTTGATTTTTCACATCTTTATAGGATTCCTCGGCATATTGGTGTGATCCCCGATGGGAATAGAAGATGGGCCATCAAGAGCGGGATGCAGAAGCATGAAGGTTACCAATTCGGCCTTGAGCCCAGTTTTAGACTTTGCGATTTATGCATCAAGTTGGGAGTGGAGGAGATTACTTTCTACGGATTCACCCAGGATAACACCAAGAGACCTGAGGTCCAGAGGAAAGCCTTCCAAGGAATATTGGTCCAGGCCGCTCACCAGCTATATGACAAGGATCTGGCACTGATGGTCATCGGAAACACTAGTTCCTCGATGTTTCCTTCGGAGCTTTTACCATTCACAAATAGAACCGTCTTTGGTCGCGGATTGCTGAAGACCAATGTTCTTGTAAATTACAGCTGGCAATGGGACCTCGAGCAATTCCGATCAAGGGGAACGGATGGTGACGGAATAATCAGCAGGCTTGGTTCCTCAGAGGTGTCTCGCATCGATCTCATTCTCAGATGGGGTGGAAGAATGCGATTGAGCGGATTCCTGCCGGTCCAGTCGGTCTATTCAGACATGTATGTCATCGACGAACTGTGGCCCGATTACCGAGATGAACATGTATTGGCCGCGCTGGAGTGGTTCCAGGAACAGGACGTTACGCTAGGCGGATAG
- a CDS encoding DUF308 domain-containing protein, whose protein sequence is MAKEGMSRIWWGRTAFGIIALIFGLAFIFVPGITLTIFLIIFGIFMLVAGFILLGFSRSRKIGTHRTLNLVEGVLDIIIGLAAIFLPGVTAVAAVYIVGIFAIIAGILQIAEGAIAPRRTQTFGTSNRWLLVLSGAWALIIGILLVIYPGTGILALLILVGIFLVILGIINILGGLRMRSAGSPATVRE, encoded by the coding sequence ATGGCAAAAGAAGGAATGAGTAGAATATGGTGGGGCCGAACAGCGTTCGGCATCATCGCCCTGATATTCGGCCTGGCGTTCATCTTTGTACCAGGGATCACTTTGACAATATTTTTGATCATATTCGGCATTTTCATGCTGGTAGCGGGTTTCATTCTCCTCGGATTTAGCCGATCCAGGAAAATAGGGACGCATAGAACGCTGAACCTCGTGGAAGGTGTCCTGGATATTATCATCGGATTGGCGGCGATCTTTTTACCAGGAGTGACCGCGGTGGCAGCCGTGTATATCGTCGGAATTTTTGCCATTATCGCGGGCATTCTTCAGATCGCTGAGGGCGCCATCGCTCCAAGAAGGACTCAAACTTTCGGAACTTCCAATCGCTGGTTGCTGGTACTGTCGGGAGCATGGGCCCTGATCATAGGCATTCTGCTGGTGATATATCCAGGAACTGGAATATTGGCTCTGCTGATCTTGGTTGGCATCTTCTTGGTGATCTTAGGCATCATCAATATCTTAGGTGGCCTAAGGATGCGCTCGGCAGGCAGTCCAGCAACGGTCAGGGAATAA
- a CDS encoding CooT family nickel-binding protein: protein MCEFTVLLDSGKDRKEVARNIIKAKIKDGKVVLMDIKGKITKIDGGVITTVDTMMAEMIISGGRVQDSH from the coding sequence ATGTGTGAGTTCACAGTACTATTGGACAGTGGTAAGGACAGAAAGGAGGTGGCCAGGAATATTATCAAGGCCAAAATCAAGGATGGCAAGGTGGTCCTGATGGATATCAAGGGAAAGATCACCAAGATCGACGGAGGAGTCATCACTACGGTCGATACCATGATGGCCGAGATGATAATCTCCGGCGGGAGGGTTCAGGATTCTCATTAG
- a CDS encoding response regulator → MSKAIDVLIVEDNPADVLFMNELLADANVPISVTVANDGREALDILEGQRILGSPFPDMVILDLNMPRVNGFEVLRAIREIQGFHGIPVIVMTGSRNQDDEARARYLGATDYRVKPATTNEIDAAILWLRGILVPLLALKSKTEQPHSMGVSNAGMKIRFIACEMQPYRPFFDGRDLVPFIEPYGPR, encoded by the coding sequence ATGAGCAAAGCAATCGATGTCTTGATAGTTGAAGACAACCCGGCGGATGTGCTGTTCATGAATGAGCTTCTGGCGGACGCCAACGTGCCAATCTCTGTCACCGTTGCCAACGATGGGCGAGAGGCACTGGATATTCTTGAGGGGCAGAGGATCCTTGGCAGCCCGTTTCCCGACATGGTTATCCTGGACTTGAATATGCCCAGGGTCAATGGTTTCGAGGTACTGAGGGCTATAAGAGAGATTCAGGGATTCCACGGCATTCCTGTCATTGTGATGACTGGTTCCAGGAACCAGGATGACGAGGCCAGGGCACGATACCTAGGTGCAACAGATTATCGCGTAAAGCCCGCCACCACCAACGAGATAGATGCTGCCATACTGTGGCTCAGGGGGATTCTTGTACCACTACTCGCGTTGAAGTCAAAAACAGAGCAACCTCATAGCATGGGTGTATCGAACGCAGGCATGAAAATTAGGTTCATTGCCTGTGAGATGCAGCCATATCGTCCTTTTTTTGATGGCAGGGATCTTGTTCCCTTCATTGAGCCATATGGCCCAAGATAA